A genomic region of Peptoniphilus sp. ING2-D1G contains the following coding sequences:
- a CDS encoding putative membrane protein (Hypothetical protein), whose amino-acid sequence MKKFYKNIIYILLIFSFVFLMSCSKNKEKNMIKEFLSFYFEQLNYNEEEWDKAKIEYSSYVKINPEENKENNYDFKNSYEASEYSKYLTENCFYKLVRDRFIPNLKLKSLKNAEYSLNEIKKEDDFYNVSVNILTDDKKYSIKIPIAFYKEKKISYIDFTSLTEIYDKD is encoded by the coding sequence ATGAAAAAGTTTTATAAAAATATTATATATATATTACTTATATTTTCTTTCGTATTTTTAATGTCCTGTTCCAAGAATAAAGAAAAAAATATGATAAAAGAATTTTTATCTTTTTATTTTGAGCAGTTAAATTATAATGAAGAAGAATGGGACAAGGCTAAAATCGAATACAGTTCCTATGTAAAAATAAATCCTGAGGAAAATAAAGAGAATAACTACGATTTTAAAAATTCATACGAAGCTTCGGAATATTCAAAATATTTAACTGAAAACTGTTTTTATAAATTGGTGCGAGATAGATTTATTCCAAACTTGAAATTAAAATCCTTAAAAAATGCAGAATACAGTTTAAACGAAATAAAAAAAGAAGATGATTTTTATAATGTAAGTGTAAATATATTAACAGATGATAAAAAGTACTCTATAAAAATACCTATTGCTTTTTATAAAGAGAAGAAAATTTCCTATATTGATTTTACCAGCCTAACAGAAATTTATGATAAAGACTAA
- a CDS encoding putative membrane protein (Hypothetical protein), giving the protein MNFYLYQFFIVFFATLGFAIYFNSPKKTIFSTCVLSSLIWIFFKVLYLNFNGYSISAFFASFLLGLCGEFLARKLKTPATVFIIPSLFPMVPGANIYYTMYYFIFKDYEKSLSNAADTLTIALYLAIGIVFSLATSKMILAIKNKEG; this is encoded by the coding sequence ATGAATTTTTATTTATATCAATTTTTCATTGTTTTTTTTGCGACTTTAGGCTTTGCAATTTATTTTAATTCTCCAAAAAAAACAATCTTTTCAACATGTGTTTTATCGAGTTTAATATGGATTTTTTTCAAAGTTCTCTATTTAAACTTTAATGGCTATAGCATTTCAGCATTTTTTGCATCTTTTCTACTGGGCTTATGTGGAGAATTTCTTGCGAGAAAACTAAAAACACCCGCAACAGTTTTTATAATTCCTTCATTGTTTCCAATGGTTCCCGGAGCAAACATATACTACACGATGTATTATTTTATTTTTAAAGATTATGAAAAATCATTATCAAATGCCGCTGATACTTTAACTATAGCTTTATATTTAGCTATCGGAATAGTATTTTCTTTAGCAACAAGCAAGATGATATTGGCAATAAAAAACAAGGAAGGTTAA
- a CDS encoding putative membrane protein (High confidence in function and specificity): MKRYLKNKEEAKKLMYVALCSSTIQVVSGAEIYRADKTIQKIFSLYENAKNVQTYLLSNVVHISFEFQGENIQAFRRIPMTYIDLGKIDQINTFSRDFVNEKYTLDEAISLLNKIYSSLNENFFKDYIAPGFAGAFFSLLFGGVLNDFISTFFITSFMCGIVSKLKSFEMSFVVSNFVGAFIVSTLAIFSINIGVGVNQDSIIIGSIMVLLPGLIATNSSRDIMYEDYLTGLIGLTKAVFIAFFIAFGVGSSLKIFGG; encoded by the coding sequence ATGAAAAGATATTTAAAAAATAAAGAAGAAGCAAAAAAATTAATGTATGTGGCACTTTGTTCCAGTACCATTCAAGTTGTTTCAGGTGCGGAAATCTATAGAGCAGATAAAACAATTCAAAAAATATTCAGTCTATATGAAAATGCGAAAAATGTTCAAACTTATTTACTGTCAAATGTAGTACATATCTCCTTTGAATTTCAAGGAGAAAACATTCAAGCCTTTAGAAGAATTCCCATGACATATATTGATTTAGGAAAAATAGATCAAATTAATACTTTTTCAAGAGATTTTGTAAATGAAAAATACACATTAGACGAGGCTATTTCCTTGTTAAATAAAATTTATAGTTCCTTGAATGAAAATTTCTTCAAAGACTATATTGCACCGGGTTTTGCCGGAGCTTTTTTTAGCCTTTTATTTGGAGGAGTTCTTAATGACTTCATTTCTACATTTTTTATTACTTCTTTTATGTGTGGGATAGTTAGTAAATTAAAATCCTTTGAAATGAGTTTTGTAGTGAGCAATTTTGTCGGAGCTTTCATTGTAAGTACACTTGCGATATTTTCGATAAATATTGGTGTAGGAGTAAATCAAGACTCTATTATTATAGGGTCAATAATGGTTTTACTTCCAGGCCTTATAGCGACAAATTCTTCAAGAGACATCATGTACGAAGACTATTTAACAGGATTGATCGGTTTAACCAAGGCTGTTTTTATTGCATTTTTCATTGCTTTCGGCGTAGGTTCATCTCTTAAAATATTTGGAGGATAA
- a CDS encoding Hypothetical protein (Family membership), whose protein sequence is MLRKKLSLIAATVFMLSIISVNVFATSENILKNEDKNIYMGYDETEISFLPYNINDNSVEMFSVDACPGRGDHEMHSRGFGTLIEVNGSNRRTVFAGGAAWQCRFCNEVLVTEYDPLEAGYVGYYCMRNPMYPISPYGIVLEAPPESIRFTSGSRVPYCRLFY, encoded by the coding sequence ATGTTAAGAAAAAAATTGAGTTTAATTGCAGCAACTGTATTTATGTTAAGTATTATATCCGTGAATGTTTTTGCAACCTCAGAAAATATTTTAAAAAATGAAGATAAAAATATTTATATGGGTTATGATGAAACTGAAATTAGTTTTTTACCTTATAATATAAATGATAATTCTGTTGAAATGTTTTCTGTTGATGCATGCCCCGGACGAGGAGACCATGAAATGCACAGCAGAGGATTCGGAACACTTATAGAGGTTAACGGGAGCAATAGAAGGACTGTTTTCGCAGGAGGGGCGGCATGGCAATGTAGATTTTGTAATGAAGTATTAGTAACCGAGTATGATCCCCTTGAAGCCGGATATGTGGGGTATTATTGTATGAGAAATCCCATGTATCCGATATCACCTTATGGAATTGTATTGGAAGCGCCGCCTGAATCAATAAGATTTACAAGTGGTTCAAGAGTACCTTATTGCAGGTTATTTTATTGA
- a CDS encoding Response regulator of the LytR/AlgR family (Family membership), translating to MKIAIVDDNKKYTEKLKTFIHDIFYHANIKDLSLKEFYDYDTFLSDDENLEKFDLYILDIEIKDKSGIELGKKIREKNSTSDIIYASNYPEYSRELHEIRIANFLIKGEENNYRKLHEEILYLDEKLKNTHIELKFKTQTLNLKIENIAYIESQGHKQTLCYYDSYFKTFKKYEVNSTLKEIEDKLTKSDFIKIRRSTIINNKFVKERNAQFFKMVTDDVFYIGKTYRGKV from the coding sequence ATGAAAATAGCCATAGTAGATGACAATAAAAAATATACCGAAAAACTGAAAACTTTTATTCATGATATTTTTTATCATGCAAATATCAAAGATCTATCACTAAAGGAATTTTATGACTATGACACCTTTTTATCTGACGATGAAAATTTAGAAAAATTTGATCTGTACATACTTGACATAGAAATAAAAGACAAAAGCGGAATAGAACTTGGTAAAAAGATAAGAGAGAAAAATTCCACATCCGATATAATCTATGCTTCAAATTATCCGGAATACAGCAGAGAGCTGCATGAAATAAGAATAGCAAACTTTCTCATAAAAGGCGAAGAAAATAACTACAGAAAACTCCATGAAGAAATTTTATACTTGGATGAAAAATTAAAAAACACCCACATAGAATTAAAATTCAAAACTCAAACACTAAACCTAAAAATAGAAAACATAGCTTACATAGAATCTCAAGGACATAAGCAAACACTATGCTACTATGATTCTTATTTCAAAACTTTTAAAAAATATGAAGTAAACTCCACATTAAAAGAAATAGAAGACAAATTAACAAAATCCGACTTTATAAAAATAAGAAGAAGTACGATCATAAACAACAAATTTGTAAAAGAAAGAAATGCGCAATTTTTTAAAATGGTTACAGATGATGTATTTTATATAGGAAAAACTTATAGAGGTAAAGTATGA
- a CDS encoding putative membrane protein (Hypothetical protein) — MNQLTFFVLEIIYAFIIAKYLDLFLGKFKYNNIIKYISIIIFGILNFIKFNMVNYIFLNTLLSILLVFIYTICYEVSNLKRVVSSILIVGIMGAFEAFSYVLLNILNIRTTELSLSVTMIQHIIILLFLYRNNIDLNFNLNILITIALLVFPVLSLTDIILSLFYGQDINFIRINILNWIQQEKMDKNSMQKQL, encoded by the coding sequence ATGAATCAATTAACATTTTTTGTACTGGAGATAATCTACGCATTTATCATAGCCAAATACTTGGATTTATTTTTAGGAAAATTTAAATATAATAATATAATTAAATACATATCTATTATAATTTTTGGCATTCTTAATTTTATAAAATTTAATATGGTGAACTATATTTTCCTTAACACTCTATTAAGCATATTATTGGTTTTTATCTATACAATTTGCTATGAAGTTTCAAATTTAAAAAGAGTTGTTTCAAGCATATTAATTGTTGGAATAATGGGAGCATTTGAAGCTTTTTCATATGTTTTGCTGAACATACTTAATATTCGCACCACAGAATTATCACTTTCTGTGACTATGATCCAACATATAATAATTTTGTTGTTTCTATACAGAAATAACATTGACTTAAATTTCAATTTAAATATTCTGATTACAATTGCTCTTTTAGTTTTTCCGGTATTGTCATTAACAGATATTATCTTGTCGCTATTCTATGGACAGGATATTAATTTTATACGAATAAATATTTTGAACTGGATACAACAGGAAAAGATGGATAAAAATAGTATGCAAAAACAGCTTTGA
- a CDS encoding putative membrane protein (Family membership): protein MLKKIGFMFLIIFVLMLIGTNFINAKTQENSFEGLTKNEFEEKIDKKITDEEWNEITNHGETPIIGASSGTTDIVVKNVGLWYMVPILSIFVILYIIYRLKKSIRQK from the coding sequence ATGTTGAAAAAAATTGGTTTTATGTTTTTAATCATATTTGTATTAATGCTTATTGGAACAAATTTTATAAATGCGAAAACACAGGAAAATTCCTTTGAGGGACTTACAAAAAATGAATTTGAAGAAAAAATTGATAAAAAGATTACCGATGAAGAATGGAATGAAATTACAAATCATGGAGAAACACCTATAATAGGGGCTTCGTCAGGAACTACTGATATAGTGGTTAAAAATGTCGGTCTTTGGTATATGGTTCCAATATTGTCAATATTTGTAATACTATATATAATATATAGATTAAAAAAATCAATTCGGCAAAAATAA